Sequence from the Malaciobacter pacificus genome:
TAAATACGAAGCTTTAACCGAGTCTTCAATATTAATGTCAATAATATCTTGATTTTCGAAAAGGTTTTCCATAAAAAAAGGCCTTTGGTTATAAAATTAAGATATTTTATCTAAAAAGCCCTTAGTATAACTTATAACAGTTTTAATTACATAAAAAAAGGGGCTAAAAGTTGAACTTTTAGCCCCTTTTTAAACTATTGAGAAAGTATAAAAATTATTTACTATTTTTGTACTTTATAATTGCATCATAAACTTCATCTTTTAATTTAAGTTTCTCTTTTTTTAATGACTCTATTTCAAACTGATCAGCATGTTTTTTCTCTAACTCAACAATTTGATCATCTAATGCATTATGCTTATCAAATAATTTGTGAAAATGCGCGTCTTTTTGTTTTAATTCTGAAATTAAATCTCTATATTCATGAAACATAGTCGTATCCTTTTATTTATATTGTAAAATTATTATACAAATTTAGTACTTAATAATTTTTAAATTTACGTTCTATAATCTGCATTAATTTCTACATATTTGTAACCTAAATCACAACCATAAGCTGTAAATTTTCCTTCTCCTAAACCAATATCACAAGTAATTTTATATTTATCATTTTGTAAAACTTTTCCAGCTTTTTCCTCAACTTCAG
This genomic interval carries:
- a CDS encoding YdcH family protein — encoded protein: MFHEYRDLISELKQKDAHFHKLFDKHNALDDQIVELEKKHADQFEIESLKKEKLKLKDEVYDAIIKYKNSK